From the Fusarium oxysporum Fo47 chromosome X, complete sequence genome, the window CCGTTGCAGGTAGCATAAGGCCCAAGCAAGCTGCCGACAAATTGACCCATACCTCCACTAACGAGACTTGCCGATGCTGTCGCGATGTTGAGAGTCTTACCTCCGCGGCTTGATGCTCCAAGGTTGTAGTGCGTCGCGTTTGCTGCCTCAATATGTAGAGTAATTACACCCTTCTCCCAGCCATCGGGGACCGGTACTACCTTTGGTGCAGGAACATTCTGAGCTCCAGTGGCTCGGAATCTGAACGCGAGCTTGGACTTCTTGTTGCTACCTTGCTTGGTCGGGAGACGAACAATGCCAAGGTCAATATGATCGAGCTGCGTTCGGAAAACGGTGATACCAGCCTCCTGGTCATCTGACTTGGGCTTAAAGTCGATATCGACACTATACTTGAAGAGAGTGTGAGTTTGTCGACGACCAATGAAGGCCAAGCCCCGCTGTCCTGAGAGCTCAATCTCGTCTCCAGCTAGAAGGCTACCGGTAACGTTATTGCGACTCGGCACGATATGCAGACCCTGGGCAGACAGAGAGAAAGCACCCTCTCTGGGGACGCGGTGATGAACAAAGTGAGGTGGAATTTTTTTAGCCTTCTTCAGGTTGTAGTTATCTGGGTCGGCGTTGAAGGGTCCATCTCCAGGAACGTTTCGCGTCGGCTTTGGGAGAAGGTTTCCAGGCATGCGGCCTCGAACTGGTTGCAACTTGGGCCATTCGCCCTTGTTCCATGTGCCATTGAAGAGAACGGCTTCACGGCCCATGGGTGAAACTCCAGACGCTGTGATGCGAGTAGCCAGACAAAGACCCCACCAGTTGCCCTTGGTATCTTGGAACAGGTCACCGTGACCGACGGTCTGGAAGTACTCAGATGTTCCGCGGTTGGTCAAGATCGGGTTGTTCTTGTATGCTTCATATGGACCGGTGATCTTGCGGGCTCGAGCGATGGTGATAGCATGGTCTTCAGCAGTTCCACCCTCGGCGATCATGAGATAGTAGTAACCGTCGCGCTTGTAGATATGGGGTCCCTCGGGCCATACGCCGCCTGTGCCGTTCCAAATGTTGAGCTCGGGGCTAAGCTTTCCTGTTTCCAGATCAAGCTCCTGCAGAGTGATGCCATGGGTAGCACAATAAACCTTTCCATCGTCGTCCCAGAATAGATCGGGGTCAATGTGAGTTGGCTTGAAGGTAACAGG encodes:
- a CDS encoding glycosyl hydrolase, giving the protein MRFSWLWCPLLALGSALPEKKTDVSTYTNPVLPGWHSDPSCIQRDGLFLCVTSTFISFPGLPVYASRDLVNWRLISHVWNREKQLPGISWKTVGQQQGMYAPTIRYHKGTYYVICEYLGVGDIIGVIFKTTNPWDESSWSDPVTFKPTHIDPDLFWDDDGKVYCATHGITLQELDLETGKLSPELNIWNGTGGVWPEGPHIYKRDGYYYLMIAEGGTAEDHAITIARARKITGPYEAYKNNPILTNRGTSEYFQTVGHGDLFQDTKGNWWGLCLATRITASGVSPMGREAVLFNGTWNKGEWPKLQPVRGRMPGNLLPKPTRNVPGDGPFNADPDNYNLKKAKKIPPHFVHHRVPREGAFSLSAQGLHIVPSRNNVTGSLLAGDEIELSGQRGLAFIGRRQTHTLFKYSVDIDFKPKSDDQEAGITVFRTQLDHIDLGIVRLPTKQGSNKKSKLAFRFRATGAQNVPAPKVVPVPDGWEKGVITLHIEAANATHYNLGASSRGGKTLNIATASASLVSGGMGQFVGSLLGPYATCNGKGSGVDCPKGGDVYVSQWTYKPVAQEIDHGVFVKPEL